A genomic segment from Bacteroidales bacterium encodes:
- a CDS encoding ATP-binding protein has protein sequence MKIFKRNIYLKKIIPYVDKQLIKVLTGQRRVGKTCILKQIREYIQNKNPKANIIFIDKELHQFDKIKNHDDLISYIKEFEKKSDNYLFIDEIQEIQDFEKALRSLQNQGNFDIYCTGSNAAMLSGEISTMLSGRQIIIRIHALSYTEFLQFHERKSSKESVLRYITYGGLPYLINLPNDESIVGDYLKNIYATILFRDIVARNNIRDVKFLENLVKFLANNTGSLFSAKNISDYLKSQSIKKSVPLITNYLKFLEDAFFLNIVNRFDIQGKKIFEIGEKIFFEDLGIRNALTGFLPGDVHKNMENAVLNHLLINGYTVYVGKNKQKEVDFIAIKNNERIYFQVTYMLNDNSTIEREFGNLLEIKDNYPKYVISFDPFETPNTYKGIKHFILENFLLNFK, from the coding sequence ATGAAAATTTTTAAAAGAAATATTTATCTCAAAAAGATTATTCCCTATGTTGATAAGCAATTAATAAAAGTATTGACCGGGCAAAGAAGAGTCGGGAAAACTTGTATTCTGAAACAAATCAGAGAATATATTCAAAATAAAAATCCGAAAGCAAATATTATTTTTATTGATAAAGAATTGCATCAGTTTGATAAAATCAAAAACCATGATGATTTAATCAGCTATATCAAAGAATTTGAAAAAAAATCCGACAACTATCTATTTATTGATGAAATTCAAGAAATTCAAGATTTTGAAAAAGCATTGAGAAGTCTTCAAAATCAAGGTAATTTTGATATTTATTGCACAGGAAGCAATGCAGCAATGCTGTCAGGAGAAATATCAACAATGCTCAGCGGAAGGCAAATCATAATAAGGATACATGCCTTATCTTACACAGAATTCCTTCAATTTCACGAGCGAAAAAGCTCAAAAGAAAGTGTATTAAGATATATTACATACGGAGGTTTACCTTATCTTATAAATTTACCGAATGACGAAAGTATTGTCGGAGATTATTTGAAGAATATATATGCAACTATTTTATTTCGTGATATTGTTGCAAGAAATAATATCAGGGATGTCAAGTTCCTGGAAAATCTTGTTAAGTTTCTTGCAAATAACACCGGCAGTTTGTTTTCGGCAAAGAATATCAGTGACTATCTGAAATCTCAAAGTATAAAGAAGTCTGTACCGTTAATCACCAATTATTTAAAATTTCTTGAAGACGCATTTTTCCTGAATATTGTAAACCGATTTGATATACAAGGGAAAAAAATTTTTGAAATAGGAGAGAAAATATTTTTTGAAGATTTAGGCATTCGTAACGCTCTGACAGGTTTTCTTCCGGGTGATGTTCATAAAAACATGGAAAATGCTGTTTTAAATCATTTGCTTATTAACGGATATACTGTTTATGTCGGTAAAAATAAGCAAAAGGAAGTTGATTTCATTGCAATTAAAAATAATGAAAGAATTTATTTTCAAGTTACTTATATGTTAAATGATAACAGTACTATTGAAAGAGAATTCGGCAATTTGCTTGAAATTAAAGATAATTACCCAAAATATGTGATTTCATTTGACCCTTTTGAAACACCAAATACTTATAAAGGAATAAAACATTTCATTCTGGAAAATTTCTTATTGAATTTTAAATAA
- a CDS encoding GIY-YIG nuclease family protein — protein sequence MKGYTYILLCSNGKYYTGSTKDLERRIAQHQAGEGANFTRKNLPVKLVYFEEFQRIDQAFYREKQIQGWSRKKKEALINGEHNKLPELSKNYTQFKKSED from the coding sequence ATGAAAGGCTACACATACATATTACTCTGCTCAAACGGTAAATACTATACCGGCAGCACAAAAGATTTAGAAAGGAGAATTGCACAGCACCAAGCCGGAGAGGGAGCAAATTTTACAAGAAAAAACTTACCGGTAAAGTTGGTATATTTTGAAGAATTTCAACGAATAGACCAAGCCTTTTATCGCGAAAAACAAATTCAAGGGTGGAGCAGAAAGAAAAAAGAAGCTTTAATCAATGGAGAACATAATAAATTGCCGGAATTATCGAAAAATTATACACAGTTTAAAAAATCGGAAGATTAA
- a CDS encoding ornithine carbamoyltransferase: MAYNLRNRNFLKLLDFSPKEIDFLLKLSLDLKAAKYAGTEQQKLKGKNIALIFEKASTRTRCAFEVAAYDQGANVTYLGPSGSQIGKKESMKDTARVLGRMYDGIEYRGFAQTTVQDLGDYSGVPVWNGLTNEFHPTQILADFMTMIEHSDKPLHQIKFAYMGDARNNVGNSLMVGAAKMGMDIRLVAPKSVQPEDELVAQCKDIAKETGAKITVTDNVAAGVKDVDFIYTDVWVSMGEPDEVWKERIKLLKPYQVNKEVMEMTGNKKVKFLHCLPAFHNIETGIGEDIFQKFGLNGMEVTDDVFESEASLVFVEAENRLHTIKAVMVATLGA; this comes from the coding sequence ATGGCATACAATTTAAGAAATCGAAATTTTTTGAAATTATTGGATTTCAGTCCGAAAGAGATTGATTTTCTGCTTAAACTTTCATTAGATTTAAAAGCTGCAAAATATGCAGGAACAGAACAACAAAAATTAAAAGGAAAAAATATTGCTTTGATTTTTGAAAAAGCTTCAACCAGAACTCGTTGTGCATTTGAAGTTGCAGCTTATGACCAAGGTGCAAATGTTACTTATTTGGGACCTTCCGGTTCGCAAATCGGTAAAAAAGAATCAATGAAAGATACTGCAAGAGTTCTTGGGAGAATGTATGACGGCATTGAATACAGAGGCTTTGCTCAAACTACGGTTCAAGATCTCGGCGATTACTCCGGAGTTCCCGTATGGAACGGACTAACTAACGAATTTCATCCCACGCAAATTTTGGCTGATTTTATGACTATGATTGAGCATAGTGACAAACCTTTGCATCAAATAAAATTTGCATATATGGGTGATGCCCGTAATAATGTGGGTAATTCATTAATGGTTGGTGCCGCAAAAATGGGTATGGATATAAGATTAGTTGCACCAAAATCCGTTCAGCCTGAAGATGAGTTAGTTGCTCAATGTAAAGATATTGCAAAGGAAACAGGTGCAAAGATTACGGTTACAGACAATGTTGCTGCCGGTGTAAAAGATGTTGATTTTATTTATACTGATGTATGGGTATCAATGGGAGAACCTGATGAAGTTTGGAAAGAAAGAATTAAACTGTTAAAACCATATCAAGTAAATAAAGAAGTTATGGAAATGACCGGAAATAAGAAAGTCAAATTCTTACATTGTTTACCGGCATTTCATAACATAGAAACCGGTATTGGCGAAGATATTTTTCAAAAATTCGGACTTAACGGTATGGAAGTTACAGATGATGTATTTGAATCTGAAGCATCATTAGTTTTTGTTGAAGCTGAAAATCGTTTGCATACGATTAAAGCTGTAATGGTTGCTACTTTGGGAGCTTAA
- a CDS encoding helix-turn-helix domain-containing protein — MDRLEIDNIIKLNELNDELEFERATSIYGKLRWMTEKDSSLKSIHKHLKSLITQYEKKHWGNESKISNEQIIESDIAEKIVNSENEFIQKRKKLIKGKLNEIGILQQDLADILGHRPNYMSELINGVRPFSRDDIVVLHRLFGIEFKDLIPQFLKSEVTNHIKLTLGKFKNSKIKLNIKDLETA; from the coding sequence ATGGACAGATTAGAAATAGACAATATTATAAAGTTAAATGAATTAAATGATGAGTTGGAATTTGAGAGAGCTACCTCAATTTATGGAAAGTTGAGATGGATGACGGAAAAAGACAGTTCTTTGAAATCAATACATAAGCATTTAAAATCTTTGATAACACAGTATGAAAAAAAACATTGGGGAAACGAATCAAAAATAAGTAATGAACAGATAATTGAGAGTGATATCGCGGAAAAGATAGTAAATTCTGAAAATGAATTCATACAGAAACGTAAAAAATTAATTAAAGGAAAGTTGAATGAAATTGGAATTCTTCAACAAGATTTAGCAGATATATTAGGACATCGTCCTAATTATATGTCAGAACTGATAAACGGTGTCCGACCGTTTTCAAGAGATGACATTGTTGTTCTTCATAGACTTTTTGGAATAGAGTTTAAAGATTTAATTCCTCAATTTTTAAAATCCGAAGTGACTAACCATATTAAATTGACACTCGGGAAATTTAAAAATAGCAAAATAAAACTGAACATTAAGGACTTGGAAACAGCTTAA
- a CDS encoding type II toxin-antitoxin system HigB family toxin produces MDLIRKDKLLKLKRKKQGNVKLSKAIDKLIYDIENSDWKNKLDVIETRTDADKVHSDNFFFFDINVHRTMILIVFNEQEAEILWVGNHSEYDSTFKGNKKTIETWLRNQGKIK; encoded by the coding sequence TTGGATTTAATACGTAAAGACAAATTATTGAAGCTGAAACGAAAGAAGCAAGGAAATGTGAAACTTTCGAAAGCAATTGATAAACTGATATATGACATTGAAAATTCAGACTGGAAGAATAAATTGGATGTTATTGAAACACGTACTGATGCAGACAAAGTTCATAGTGATAATTTCTTCTTTTTTGATATAAATGTTCACAGAACAATGATTTTGATTGTGTTTAATGAACAAGAAGCAGAAATCCTTTGGGTAGGTAATCATTCAGAATATGACAGCACTTTCAAAGGAAATAAAAAAACAATAGAAACTTGGTTAAGAAATCAGGGAAAGATTAAATAA
- a CDS encoding mucoidy inhibitor MuiA family protein, with product MKILDSKITKVTVFLDRAQVTRVAQTDAEKGEHVFRFEKLPESIEEKSIQVTGLGKVLLKEIKYKDVYYEEVQDEKKNKLYNETVQIQFQIQEISDQIAHAKKEKQFMENIVGKITGESQETSLELHPENWMKMVEFYRTKLDSSDNEIREANKRLTEQEAKFKKINREISKLSKNEGKTKKVVDVTIVAEDTSKIALALTYIVYGPSWQPAYNLRVSSENKKILVEYNAVITQQTEEDWNNIDLTISTAQVQVGGTIPVLSPWYVAKYVPAPPIEFKKKGKRMLSKSAMPMEKEAIFDDFEGSELLSNAAIGGKPKKMAQPKVQVEDKATSTTYSITGKSTIISNGDTHKTAIGVPVFDADFQYTIVPKLSTYAYLKAEITNKSDYVFLSGNANVFFDNSFVTETNLKNVQSEEKFYVSLGVDEGIKTEHKILPAFNKDEGIFNKKHKKTYDFETIIKNVKKTDEKIKLLQHIPVSNDDNIEVKLISPKYKEDTDALKINKQGIIEINLAIKSNEEITTGLKFTVEYPKDVDVTGL from the coding sequence ATGAAAATTCTTGATTCAAAAATTACAAAAGTTACTGTCTTTTTAGACAGAGCACAAGTTACAAGAGTAGCACAAACAGATGCAGAAAAGGGTGAGCATGTTTTTCGCTTTGAAAAATTGCCCGAATCAATTGAGGAAAAGAGTATTCAGGTTACCGGTTTGGGTAAAGTTCTTCTGAAAGAAATTAAATACAAAGACGTTTATTATGAAGAAGTGCAGGACGAAAAAAAGAATAAACTTTATAATGAAACTGTTCAGATTCAATTTCAAATTCAAGAAATTTCAGACCAAATAGCTCATGCCAAAAAAGAAAAGCAGTTTATGGAAAACATTGTCGGAAAAATTACAGGCGAATCCCAAGAAACCTCATTAGAGTTACATCCTGAAAATTGGATGAAGATGGTAGAGTTTTACCGTACAAAATTAGATTCTTCTGATAATGAAATCCGTGAAGCAAATAAGCGTTTAACAGAGCAAGAAGCCAAATTTAAAAAAATTAACAGAGAAATTTCAAAACTTAGTAAAAATGAAGGAAAAACCAAAAAAGTTGTTGATGTAACAATAGTTGCAGAAGATACTTCAAAAATTGCTTTGGCATTAACTTATATTGTTTACGGACCTTCTTGGCAACCGGCTTATAATTTACGTGTTTCATCCGAAAACAAAAAAATACTTGTCGAATATAATGCTGTGATAACTCAACAAACAGAGGAAGATTGGAATAATATTGATTTAACGATTTCTACGGCACAAGTACAAGTTGGCGGTACAATTCCTGTTTTATCTCCATGGTATGTAGCTAAATATGTTCCTGCTCCGCCCATAGAATTCAAAAAGAAAGGCAAGAGAATGCTTTCAAAATCTGCAATGCCTATGGAAAAAGAAGCGATTTTTGATGATTTTGAAGGATCAGAATTACTTTCCAATGCAGCGATAGGAGGAAAGCCCAAGAAAATGGCACAACCAAAAGTTCAGGTTGAGGATAAAGCAACTTCCACAACTTATTCAATAACCGGGAAATCTACAATCATAAGTAACGGAGACACTCATAAAACAGCAATAGGAGTTCCGGTATTTGATGCTGATTTTCAATATACAATAGTTCCGAAATTATCGACTTATGCTTATCTTAAAGCAGAAATTACAAACAAATCCGATTATGTATTCCTCAGTGGTAATGCAAATGTGTTTTTCGACAACAGTTTTGTTACCGAAACAAACTTAAAAAACGTTCAGTCCGAAGAAAAATTCTATGTTTCGCTTGGTGTTGATGAGGGTATTAAGACCGAACATAAAATATTGCCTGCATTTAACAAAGATGAAGGTATTTTCAACAAAAAACATAAGAAAACTTATGATTTTGAAACGATAATCAAAAATGTCAAAAAAACAGACGAAAAAATAAAGTTATTACAGCATATTCCTGTTTCAAACGACGACAATATTGAAGTAAAACTAATAAGTCCTAAATACAAAGAGGATACTGATGCTCTGAAAATCAACAAACAAGGGATTATAGAAATAAATTTGGCAATAAAGTCAAATGAAGAAATTACAACCGGATTAAAATTTACTGTTGAATATCCGAAAGATGTAGATGTTACGGGGCTTTAA
- the recN gene encoding DNA repair protein RecN has product MIKHIYIQNYALIESLEIDFDSGYSVITGETGAGKSILLGALSLILGNRADTNILKDKEKKCVVETHFDIQRYSLKVFYDVNDIDYDEITVVRREISPSGRSRAFINDTPVNLTVLKDLSIQLTDIHSQHHNLNLNNHLFQLKVLDAFAKLNSDVEIYRQKYYAFKKAKSEYSALVERANKEKSDFEYLQFRFDELEEAQLKEGEQSEIESELKQLTHAEEIKQNLTASFSYLSDEETGISNKLRESLSALKTIQKYYEKADELIERLESTKIEIDDISGEIETFVEDIEYNPERIEFLKERIDTIYDLQNKHKVSSVEDLIKIKEDLQVKLNDINSYDQQIAISKKQVEQLEKELIELSDSLSENRREASKQLEEQIVNLLQKLAMPNAEFVLLQSILNEFNEYGKDDISFLFSANKHVLPQDISEIASGGEISRLMLSIKSVISDAIALPAIIFDEIDTGVSGDIAEKIGHIMKEMSENMQVISITHLPQVAAKADYHYKVYKTEDEFDTLTKIKKLTPKERITELASMLSGENITDAALKNAEELLK; this is encoded by the coding sequence ATGATTAAACACATCTACATACAAAATTATGCATTAATTGAATCATTGGAAATTGATTTTGATTCCGGATATTCGGTAATTACAGGTGAAACAGGTGCCGGAAAATCAATTTTACTCGGTGCTTTATCACTTATTTTGGGAAACAGAGCAGATACTAATATTCTTAAAGATAAAGAAAAGAAATGTGTAGTCGAAACTCATTTTGATATTCAAAGATATTCTCTTAAAGTTTTTTATGATGTGAATGATATTGATTATGATGAGATTACAGTTGTCAGACGAGAAATATCACCTTCCGGACGTTCAAGGGCGTTTATTAATGATACACCTGTTAATCTTACTGTCTTAAAAGATTTAAGCATACAATTGACAGATATTCATTCTCAACATCATAATTTGAATTTGAACAATCATTTGTTTCAATTGAAAGTATTGGATGCATTCGCTAAATTAAATTCTGATGTAGAAATATATCGGCAAAAATATTATGCTTTTAAAAAAGCTAAAAGTGAGTATTCAGCTTTAGTAGAAAGGGCAAATAAAGAAAAATCCGATTTTGAATATCTTCAATTCAGATTTGATGAATTGGAAGAAGCGCAATTGAAAGAAGGTGAACAATCGGAAATTGAATCTGAATTAAAACAATTGACTCATGCTGAAGAAATTAAGCAAAACCTAACTGCTTCTTTTTCTTATTTATCCGATGAAGAAACGGGTATCAGCAATAAATTAAGAGAAAGCCTTTCAGCTTTAAAAACAATTCAAAAATATTATGAAAAAGCCGATGAACTTATAGAAAGACTTGAAAGCACTAAAATTGAGATTGATGATATATCCGGTGAGATTGAAACATTTGTCGAAGATATTGAATATAATCCGGAAAGAATTGAATTCTTAAAGGAAAGAATAGATACAATTTATGACTTGCAGAATAAACATAAAGTGTCAAGTGTAGAAGACTTAATTAAAATTAAGGAGGATTTGCAAGTAAAATTAAATGACATAAATTCTTATGACCAACAAATTGCAATAAGCAAAAAACAAGTTGAACAACTTGAAAAAGAACTAATTGAACTATCTGATTCTTTATCAGAAAATAGGAGAGAAGCTTCAAAACAATTGGAAGAACAAATTGTTAATTTATTGCAAAAACTCGCTATGCCTAATGCTGAATTTGTTCTTTTACAGTCAATTCTTAATGAATTTAATGAATATGGTAAAGATGATATAAGTTTCTTATTTTCAGCAAATAAGCATGTATTACCTCAAGACATTTCAGAGATAGCATCAGGCGGTGAGATTTCCAGATTAATGTTAAGTATAAAATCTGTTATTTCGGATGCTATAGCACTGCCTGCAATTATTTTTGATGAAATTGATACAGGAGTTTCAGGTGATATTGCTGAAAAAATAGGGCATATCATGAAAGAAATGTCTGAAAACATGCAAGTAATCAGTATAACACATCTTCCGCAAGTTGCTGCAAAAGCTGATTATCATTATAAGGTATATAAAACCGAAGATGAATTTGATACTTTAACCAAAATTAAAAAACTGACTCCCAAAGAACGAATAACTGAACTTGCTTCAATGCTCAGCGGTGAAAATATAACTGATGCCGCTTTAAAAAATGCAGAAGAATTATTGAAGTAG
- a CDS encoding ATP-binding cassette domain-containing protein: MKNLKKIWKYINPYKWNAFGNISFNILQIIFSLSALVLVIPFLNILFNQQEAVSVLPEFNYSLDSLNQIFNYYVSHLIETSGKQGALLFVSLIVVVIIMLKNTFLYFANFFMAPLRNGIVKDIRNKIYIKILALPISYYSDERKGDIISRISNDVKEIEWSIMRSIETAFRDPFTIMFYLGTMIWMSPELTVFLLILLPISGLIIGLIGRSLRKDSKIAQSRLGEILATVEESLSGLRIIKAFNAEKKSEEKFFAHNVVYTKLMNKITRKNYLASPMSEFLGVIVMIIIMYYGGSLVLNDESSLSPSEFIGFIAIFSQIIPPAKAFSTAFYEVRKGLASIDRINIILNADEKIIEKEDAKTIETLSSKIEFKNVSFKYEDKYVLKNINLTVEKGKTIALVGQSGSGKSTLVDLLPRFYDIEEGEILIDGINIKDLKIKNLRSLMGNVNQTPVLFNDSVFNNIAFGLENVSENEVINAAKIANAHDFIIETEKKYNTNIGDSGTKLSGGQRQRLSIARAVLKNPPVMILDEATSALDTESEKLVQDALNRLMKNHTSIVIAHRLSTIKNADLICVLHEGKIVETGNHSELIAKDGIYKKLHGLQSF; this comes from the coding sequence ATGAAAAACCTAAAAAAAATATGGAAATATATAAACCCATATAAATGGAATGCTTTCGGGAATATATCATTTAACATCCTGCAAATCATTTTCTCTTTATCGGCATTGGTTCTTGTTATTCCTTTTTTAAATATTTTATTTAATCAACAAGAAGCGGTAAGTGTTTTACCCGAATTTAATTATTCTCTTGACAGTTTAAACCAAATATTTAATTATTATGTAAGTCATTTAATTGAAACAAGCGGAAAACAAGGAGCATTGCTTTTTGTAAGTTTGATTGTAGTTGTTATTATCATGCTAAAGAATACTTTTCTTTATTTTGCGAACTTTTTTATGGCACCGCTTCGTAACGGTATTGTTAAAGATATCAGAAACAAAATCTACATAAAAATATTGGCATTACCTATTTCCTATTATTCCGATGAACGAAAAGGAGATATAATTTCTCGAATATCAAACGATGTAAAAGAAATTGAATGGTCAATTATGCGCTCTATTGAAACAGCTTTCAGAGACCCTTTTACAATTATGTTTTATCTGGGAACTATGATATGGATGAGTCCTGAATTAACTGTTTTTCTGTTAATACTGTTACCGATAAGCGGCTTAATAATTGGACTTATCGGACGTTCTTTGCGTAAAGATTCAAAAATTGCACAATCAAGATTGGGTGAAATATTGGCAACTGTTGAAGAATCTTTATCCGGATTAAGAATTATTAAAGCATTTAATGCCGAAAAAAAATCAGAAGAAAAATTCTTTGCTCATAATGTCGTATATACGAAGTTGATGAATAAAATAACTCGTAAAAATTATCTTGCATCACCCATGAGTGAATTTCTCGGTGTAATTGTTATGATTATTATAATGTACTACGGCGGTTCACTTGTTCTTAATGATGAAAGCAGTTTGTCGCCTTCAGAATTTATCGGATTTATTGCAATTTTTTCACAAATTATACCGCCTGCAAAAGCATTTTCAACAGCTTTTTATGAAGTAAGGAAAGGTCTTGCTTCAATTGACAGAATTAACATTATCTTAAATGCAGACGAAAAAATTATTGAAAAAGAAGATGCAAAAACAATTGAAACTTTAAGTTCAAAAATTGAATTTAAAAATGTATCATTCAAATATGAAGATAAATATGTATTAAAAAATATCAACTTAACCGTTGAAAAAGGTAAAACAATTGCACTTGTAGGGCAATCAGGTTCAGGAAAATCTACTTTGGTTGATTTATTACCTCGTTTTTATGATATTGAAGAAGGAGAAATTCTGATTGACGGAATAAATATTAAAGATTTGAAAATAAAAAATTTAAGGTCTTTAATGGGCAATGTTAACCAAACACCGGTATTATTTAATGATTCAGTTTTTAATAACATTGCTTTCGGACTTGAAAATGTATCTGAAAACGAAGTTATAAATGCCGCAAAAATTGCGAATGCACACGATTTTATTATAGAAACAGAGAAAAAATATAATACAAACATTGGAGACAGCGGAACAAAACTATCAGGCGGTCAGAGACAAAGATTAAGCATTGCAAGAGCAGTTCTGAAAAATCCGCCTGTAATGATTCTTGATGAAGCAACATCTGCTTTGGATACCGAATCGGAAAAATTAGTCCAAGATGCTTTAAATCGTTTAATGAAAAATCATACATCAATTGTTATAGCACATCGTTTATCTACAATAAAAAATGCCGATTTAATTTGCGTTTTACACGAAGGTAAAATTGTAGAAACAGGAAATCATTCAGAATTAATTGCAAAAGACGGAATTTATAAGAAATTGCATGGTTTACAAAGTTTTTAA
- a CDS encoding type II toxin-antitoxin system PemK/MazF family toxin — MPIKQFEIWTADLNPQIGTEPGKTRPVLIVQTNLLNKILHPSTIVCPLTTNVNKDSDILRVHLKKGTANIQRDSDIMIDQIRAIDNTRLIKKVGILPESLIELVKENIMIIIDLE; from the coding sequence ATGCCGATTAAACAATTCGAAATATGGACAGCAGATTTAAATCCGCAAATTGGAACAGAACCCGGTAAAACAAGACCGGTTCTAATTGTTCAGACAAATTTACTCAATAAAATTTTGCATCCTTCAACAATTGTTTGTCCCTTAACAACAAATGTCAATAAGGATTCTGACATTTTGAGGGTTCATCTTAAAAAAGGAACAGCAAACATACAACGAGACAGCGATATTATGATTGACCAAATTCGAGCAATAGATAATACACGATTGATTAAGAAAGTTGGTATTTTGCCCGAAAGTTTAATTGAATTAGTAAAGGAAAATATTATGATAATAATTGATTTGGAATAA